Within the Gossypium raimondii isolate GPD5lz chromosome 12, ASM2569854v1, whole genome shotgun sequence genome, the region CCAATCCTATTGTTCCTGATTTCGATGAAgcaattgaaaaagagaaagcaaaagagGAATTACCAAAGCAATTGGAGGAAAGATGGAAGTGGATTGAGGAGAAGTTTAAAGCGATGGAAACTACTGAGATGCCATGGGGTTGATGCTAAAGATTTAAGTTTGGTACCGGATTTAGTGCTCCCTTACAAGTTTAAAATGCCggaattttagaaatataatgGAACCACTTGCCCTGAAGCCCACATTACTATGTTCTGTAGGCGAATGACTGGGTATGTCAATAATGATCAGTTATTGATACActgttttcaggatagcctcgcGGGGGCAgcgtctaaatggtataatcaattaaGTCGTGCTAAGATTAGCTCCTGGAGGGATTTAGCACAGGCTTTTATGAGGCAGTATGGGCATGTGGCGGAAATGGTTCATGATAGGATCACTTTACAGAACATGGAGAAAAAGTCGAATGAAGGTTTTAGACAATACGctcagaggtggagggaggtggCAGTGCAGGTCCAACCACCGCTCCTTGAAAGagaaatgacgatgctttttGTTAATACACTGAAGGCCCCTTTCATCACacacatgttaggaagtgccacgaaaaactttgttgacattgtCATGagtggtgaaatgattgaaaatgctgTAAAGAGTGGGAAGATTGATGTTGGAGAGAACAATAGAAGGCAAAactcaaagaaaaaggaaggtgAGGTAAACAACGTGAATACATATAGCAAatcgattacggtgaatcagccCAGAAAGGTAGTGTCTAGTCAGCAGGGTTCATCAAAACAGGAATCTGGTGCGAGGCCTAATACTGAGAAGCCACAGTTCACACCTATTCCTATGTCATATAAAGAGTTGTATCAGAATTTATTCAACGCGCACGTTGTTACCCCATTCTATTTAACCCCTTTACAGCCTTCATATCCTAAATGGTATGACGCAAATGCACAATGTGATTACCATGCAGGAGTTACGCGGCACTCCATAGAGTATTGTACTGCttttaaaaagcttgttgaGAAGCTCATCACGATGGGCGTTGTCAAGATAGATGATTCATCAGGTACGGAAAATCTCTTACCCAATCATACTGATGCTAGGGTAAACATGGTGGGTGAAAGTACAGGGAAGAAGGTCAAGGAGAATATTGCTGAGGTAAGGATCCCTTTGAGGAAGGTTTGGAGGGAAATGGTAAGAAGAGGCTTGATTGTTTCGGATGTGGTGGAGGGTGATAAGACCCAAAATtattgtgagttccatcatgagGTGGGACATGAAATTCAGGGATGTGAGAAGTTCAGAGCTCTGATCCAGAGCATGATGGATAATGGAGAAATGGAGttttttgaagaagaaagaaaagaaaatatatgcgCATCGGAGTCAGAGATGAGGATTCCGAAGATAATCATCTCGCGCCCTAGGGTTACTGACGTTAGGGCACAAATGACACCAAAGATTGTTATTCAAAAGCCGGCGAAATTTTTGTATAAGGATAACAAGAAGGTCCCCTGGAATTATGAATGCGAGGTAACGGTTTCAGGGAAAGAAGTTTCAATTAGTGTTGAGAAAGAAAACCAAAAGACAGGTTCTTATACGAATACCGGAGAGTACTGTGGTCGGATAAATGCTGAAATAGAATCGGTAGAGAGAAGAAGGTTGAATTAAGGTCATTGATTAATTAGCCGATAAGGGAAGAAGAGGCTACTGAGTTCTTAAAATTTCTGAAACATAGTGAGTATAGAGTGGTAGAGCAGCTGCATAAGCAACGAGCTCGTATATCTGTGTTAGCTTTTCTCATGAATTCAGAGGTACATCGAAATGCGCTGATGAAGACGTTAAATGAAGCATACGTGGCAAGTGATATTTTTGTCAACCAATTGGATCGGTTGGTCAACAATATAAGCGctgataattttatcttctttaatGATGACGAGATACCATCTGGAGGTATGGGGTCCACTAAAGCTCTGCACATTACTGCTCGGTGTAAAGGAAGCATGGTGTCGGGAGTTTTAATTGATAATAGGTCTACATTGAATGTACTGCCTTTATCTACTCTTAATAGGCTACCTGTGGATAGCTCACATAtgaaaacatgtcaaaacatgGTAAGAGCATTCGATGGAACGAAAAGGAAGGTTTTGGAGAGAATTGAGATACCGTTGCTGATTGGCCCAAATACTTATGAAGTAGATTTCATTGTAATGGATATCAAGCCTTCATATAACTATTTATTTGGGAGACCTTGGATACATTCGGCAGGGGCTGTGCCTTCATCGCTACATCAGAAGTTAAAATTAGTGTCAGAGGGACGGTTGGTGACAATAAATGCTGATGAGAGTATTATCGCATCAATAACTAGTAATGCACCATACGTGGAGACCGATGAGGAGGCGATGGAATGCTCTTTCTGATCTCTAGAATTCATAAATGTAACATTTATTATTGAGGGGAATAGAATTCCAGTACCAAAGATATCCAAGACTACAAGAATGGGCCTTCAATTAATGGTGGGAAAAGGAGCTGTACCAGGAAAAGGATTGGGAAGAAATCTGCAAGGAGGGGTTGAAGCACCGGTGATGAAAGAAAAGTTTGATCGTTTCGGTCTGGGCTATAGACCAGAtgtaaaacaaagaagaaaggaaatggAGAGAAGACAGGAGAGAAGAAAGACACGCCTGAGTGGAAATAAAGTTAAGTGGGAGCCTATGGCTTTTCCTCACATATCCAAGACTTTCATATCAGGAGGGTTTATTCATCCAGAACGAAGAGTGCTTGAAGTGAAAAATGTTGAAGAATTGCTGGGAGATGCCCACATCAATGCCCTAGACACAGTTGAAAGAGAGACTTGGCCAGAGATTCGCCCTTACGAGCCTGGAAGTGATCTGGACAATTAGACTGCGGAAGAGattcctgtagtttttagagcttgtTCAGAGTAAATATACAGAACATCCTTGTCGATTtgacttaaaatataatttctttatggATTAGGCATATCTTGgatattataatttcaataaatatacTTTTTCGTATGCATTTTTGAGCCAGTATTCTTTTTTcgagtaattattcttttattcttttttctacatcattctttattcatttcataatcctattttgttcataaattcatatattctttgtatatcCTTTGGCACCTATCATAGGTCCCCAGATATTAATGATATGAATGACGCTGGTTCAGACTCAGAATCACCTTTTGAACGAGACGGGTGTTTAGAAGGATCATAGAATTTTGAAGATGACGTAGACTGTGATGTATCTCCGGACTTATTGAGAATGGTAGAACAGGAGGATAAGCAAATCTTACCTCATAGAGAATCATTGGAGATTGTGAGTCTAGATGAGAGAAAAGAGGTAAAGATCAGAACTGACGTTTCGGCCAAGACAAGGCAAGACATCATCAAGTTACTCCttgaattcaaagatgtctttgcatGGTCATATCAAGATATGCCTGGGTTAAGCACTGATATTGTAGTGCACCGTCTTCccataaaagaggattgcaagccagttcaacagaagctcagaagaatgaggcctgacattgtgctaaagataaaagaagaagtcaagaagcagtttgatgctgggttcTTGCAAGAGGTCAAgtattcagaatgggtagctaATGTTGTCCctgtccctaaaaaagatgggaaggtgcgaatgtgtgtggattacagAGTTTGAACAAGGCTAgtccaaaagataattttctGTTGCCTCACATTGATACTTTGGTAGATAATACTGCAGGttattcattgttttctttcatggacggTTTTTCTAGATACAATCAGATAAAAATGCATCCAGAGGATATGAGAAAGACTACATTTATCACCTTGTGGGGAACATtctgttataaagtgatgccctttggattaaagaatgcggggGCAACttatcaaagagccatggtaactttgtttcatgacatgatgcacaaggagATTGAAGTTTATGTTGACGATATGATTGCAAAGTCCAGAACAGAAGAGGAGCATGTTCAAGTTCTGCGGAAATTATTTTTGAGACTAAGAAAtttccagctcaagcttaatccaacCAAGTGCACCTTTGGGGCTAGATCGGGGAAGTTTttgggcttcatagtcagtggGAAATGAATTGAAGTTGACCCAGACAAGGTCAgggcaatacgagatttacctcCACCGCTCACTTAGAAAGAAGTACGGGGTTTTTTgggaagactgaattacattgctcggtttatttcacaactgactgagaaatgtgatcccCTATTCCGTCTTCTAAAGAAGCATAATCCGGGCGTATGGGATGAAGAATGCCAGAAGgcttttgacaaaataaaataatatttgtctAATCCTCCAGTGCTATCACCACCTAATCCGGATAGAccattaatattgtatttaacaGTATTCGACAATTCCATGGGGTGCGTGttaggccaacatgatgagacagGGAGAAAGGAAATggcaatatactatctcagtaagaaatttaCTGATTGTGAAGCGAGATATTCGGCTATTGAAAGGTTATGTTGTGCTTTGGTTTGGACAACTCGAAGACTACGGCAatatatgttgtatcatacgacatggctaatttcaaagttagatcccttaaagtatatgatggagtcgacTGTTTTGAATGGGAGGATGACTAGATGACAGATCTTGCTTTCTGAATTTGACATGTGAGTCAGAAGGCTGTGAAAGGGAGCGCAATAGTTGACTTTTTAGCTAGCAGAGCTTTGGTGGATTAtgagcctttgaactttgatttcccaaatgaggatttgatgtatgtggcaaacaCTGAAGAAAATCCCCAAATGGATCAGGTGtggaagttaaattttgatggagccTCAAATACTATgggtaatggaattggggcagtcctaATATCTCTAAGcagagatcattatccttttgc harbors:
- the LOC105762137 gene encoding uncharacterized protein LOC105762137 — translated: MTGYVNNDQLLIHCFQDSLAGAASKWYNQLSRAKISSWRDLAQAFMRQYGHVAEMVHDRITLQNMEKKSNEGFRQYAQRWREVAVQVQPPLLEREMTMLFVNTLKAPFITHMLGSATKNFVDIVMSGEMIENAVKSGKIDVGENNRRQNSKKKEGEVNNVNTYSKSITVNQPRKVVSSQQGSSKQESGARPNTEKPQFTPIPMSYKELYQNLFNAHVVTPFYLTPLQPSYPKWYDANAQCDYHAGVTRHSIEYCTAFKKLVEKLITMGVVKIDDSSGTENLLPNHTDARVNMVGESTGKKVKENIAEVRIPLRKVWREMVRRGLIVSDVVEGDKTQNYCEFHHEVGHEIQGCEKFRALIQSMMDNGEMEFFEEERKENICASESEMRIPKIIISRPRVTDVRAQMTPKIVIQKPAKFLYKDNKKVPWNYECEVTVSGKEVSISVEKENQKTGSYTNTGEYCGRINAEIESVERRRVVEQLHKQRARISVLAFLMNSEVHRNALMKTLNEAYVASDIFVNQLDRLVNNISADNFIFFNDDEIPSGGMGSTKALHITARCKGSMVSGVLIDNRSTLNVLPLSTLNRLPVDSSHMKTCQNMVRAFDGTKRKVLERIEIPLLIGPNTYEVDFIVMDIKPSYNYLFGRPWIHSAGAVPSSLHQKLKLVSEGRLVTINADESIIASITSNAPYVETDEEAMECSF